A window from Pseudomonas kribbensis encodes these proteins:
- a CDS encoding YhdP family protein: MERLTRILAALTRWGLGLCALVLVLMALYVSLGRELTPLVAEYRADIEDKASAALGMPLQIGELEGNWSGFAPILLAHDVMVGDGANALRLDRVRAVPDLWASLLAREVRIAHLELNGLKISLKEGEDGQWALEGLPVQKDQPMDPEQLFNRMQMVQQLSVLDSQVTLQPLEQAPLTLTYVGLNLKTGLNRQRLDARLTLPDGQPVALSLRTRIRASQLQDSAVEGYVSLPQSDWAKWLPERLTQQWNFSEIKAGGELWVNWSEGALQSAAIRLNAPQLNGAYGERKPIQINNLALNGYFQRSAEGATVTLDSLAMNFGETRWESHVQVKQTAATDKVDELWHLQADRLDLTPITPLLNALGPLPQGFATVVEHLKVTGGLRNVLLDFRPNATDDSKFSFAANLDQVGFDAYHGAPAARNVSGSLTGNLGGGELRMDSKDFVLHLDPIFAKPWQYIQANARLTWKLDKEGFTLIAPYLKVLGEEGKIAGDFLIRLHFDHDQEDYMDLRVGLVDGDGRYTAKYLPEVLSPALDEWLRTAILKGAVDQGFFQYQGSLNKGAADADRSISLFFKVHDAELAFQPGWPHVSKVSGDVFIEDSGVRIVASKGQLLDTQVSDVFVNIPHVPSGEHSHMFLDGGFAGGLGDGLKILQEAPIGTADTFAGWEGEGDLQGKLKLDVPLAKGDQPKILVDFKTANARLKLAEPKLELSQLKGDFRFDSAKGLSGQNISARAFDKPVTAQIFADGGPGKLKTRVAASGQVEVKKLTDWLGVTQPLPVSGTIPYQLQVNLDGADSQLMVSSSMKGVAVDLPAPFGMTADVGRDTVFRMTLQGQERRYWVNYDQLANFTFAAPPSNFADGRGELFLGAGEAVLPGNKGLRIRGVLSELDVKPWQDLVDKYAGQDPGGSAKQLLSSADFKVGILTAFGTTLDQAAVQLDRKPGAWALALDSQQAKGTAAIPDAKAAPIVVNLQYVRLPAPDPTVQADENAPDPLASVDPTKIPALDITINQLFQGQDLVGGWSLKVRPTAKGIALNNLDMGLKGILLQGSGGWEGTPGATSSWYKGRIGGKNLADVLKGWGFAPSVTSEEFHMDVDGRWPGSPAWLATKRFSGTLDASMNKGQFVEVEGGAQALRVFGLLNFNSIGRRLRLDFSDLFGKGLSYDRVKGLLVANNGVYVTQEPIKLTGPSSNIELNGTLDLVGDQVDAKLLVTLPVTNNLPIAALIVGAPAVGGALFLIDKLIGDRVARFASVKYTVKGPWKEPKITFDKPF, encoded by the coding sequence ATGGAACGTCTGACACGCATTTTGGCTGCACTGACTCGCTGGGGTCTGGGCCTGTGCGCGTTGGTTCTGGTGTTGATGGCGTTGTACGTCAGCCTCGGCCGGGAACTCACGCCACTGGTTGCCGAATATCGCGCCGACATTGAAGACAAGGCCAGTGCCGCCCTGGGCATGCCGTTGCAGATCGGTGAGCTGGAAGGCAACTGGAGCGGCTTCGCGCCGATCCTGCTGGCTCACGACGTGATGGTCGGCGACGGCGCCAATGCTTTGCGTCTGGATCGGGTGCGTGCCGTGCCGGATCTTTGGGCCAGTCTGCTGGCCCGGGAAGTACGTATCGCGCATCTTGAACTCAATGGTCTGAAGATCAGCCTCAAGGAGGGTGAGGACGGCCAATGGGCGCTCGAAGGCTTGCCGGTGCAGAAGGATCAGCCCATGGATCCCGAGCAACTGTTCAACCGCATGCAAATGGTCCAGCAATTGTCGGTGCTCGACAGTCAGGTGACGTTGCAGCCGCTGGAACAGGCGCCGCTGACACTTACCTATGTCGGACTCAACCTCAAGACCGGCCTCAATCGCCAGCGCCTCGACGCGCGGTTGACCTTGCCCGACGGGCAGCCCGTTGCACTGAGCCTGCGTACGCGGATTCGTGCCAGCCAGTTGCAGGACAGTGCGGTCGAAGGCTATGTCAGCCTGCCGCAAAGCGACTGGGCGAAATGGTTGCCCGAACGCCTGACCCAGCAATGGAATTTCTCCGAGATCAAGGCCGGCGGCGAGCTGTGGGTCAACTGGAGCGAGGGTGCGCTGCAAAGCGCCGCCATCCGCCTCAACGCTCCGCAACTCAACGGTGCCTACGGCGAGCGCAAGCCGATCCAGATCAACAACCTGGCCCTCAACGGATACTTCCAGCGCAGTGCCGAGGGCGCGACCGTCACTCTAGATTCCCTGGCGATGAATTTTGGTGAAACCCGTTGGGAGTCCCACGTGCAGGTCAAGCAGACCGCCGCCACCGACAAGGTTGACGAGCTCTGGCACCTGCAGGCCGATCGCCTCGATCTGACGCCGATCACGCCGTTACTCAATGCGCTGGGCCCGTTGCCACAGGGCTTTGCCACCGTAGTCGAGCATCTGAAAGTGACAGGCGGCTTGCGCAACGTACTGCTGGATTTCCGCCCGAACGCCACCGACGACAGCAAATTCAGCTTCGCCGCCAACCTCGATCAGGTCGGCTTCGACGCCTATCACGGCGCGCCGGCCGCACGGAATGTCAGCGGCAGCCTGACCGGCAACCTCGGCGGCGGTGAGTTGCGCATGGACAGCAAGGACTTCGTCCTGCACCTTGACCCGATCTTCGCCAAACCATGGCAATACATTCAGGCCAACGCCCGGTTGACCTGGAAACTCGATAAAGAAGGCTTCACCCTGATTGCGCCGTACCTGAAGGTGCTCGGCGAGGAAGGCAAGATTGCCGGCGACTTCCTGATCCGCCTGCATTTCGACCACGACCAGGAAGACTACATGGACCTGCGGGTCGGCCTGGTGGATGGCGACGGTCGCTACACCGCCAAATACCTGCCGGAAGTCCTGAGCCCGGCCCTCGACGAATGGCTGCGCACGGCGATTCTCAAAGGGGCGGTGGATCAAGGGTTCTTCCAGTATCAGGGTTCCCTGAACAAAGGCGCCGCAGATGCGGATCGCAGCATCAGCCTGTTCTTCAAGGTGCACGACGCCGAACTGGCGTTCCAGCCAGGCTGGCCGCACGTGAGCAAGGTCAGCGGCGATGTGTTCATCGAGGACAGCGGCGTGAGGATTGTCGCCAGCAAGGGGCAGTTGCTCGACACCCAGGTCAGCGACGTCTTCGTCAATATTCCCCATGTGCCGAGTGGCGAGCACAGCCATATGTTCCTCGACGGCGGGTTTGCCGGCGGCCTGGGCGACGGCTTGAAAATTCTCCAGGAAGCGCCGATCGGCACCGCCGACACCTTCGCCGGCTGGGAAGGCGAGGGCGACCTGCAAGGCAAACTCAAACTGGATGTGCCGTTGGCCAAGGGCGATCAGCCGAAGATCCTCGTGGACTTCAAGACCGCCAATGCGCGATTGAAGCTGGCCGAGCCCAAGCTGGAATTGAGCCAGCTCAAGGGTGATTTCCGATTCGACAGTGCCAAAGGCCTGAGCGGACAGAACATCAGCGCCCGGGCCTTCGATAAACCGGTCACCGCGCAGATATTTGCAGACGGCGGCCCCGGCAAACTCAAGACCCGGGTGGCAGCGTCGGGGCAGGTCGAAGTCAAGAAACTCACTGACTGGCTCGGCGTGACTCAGCCATTGCCGGTGTCCGGGACGATTCCTTACCAGTTGCAAGTGAATCTGGACGGTGCCGACAGCCAGTTGATGGTCAGTTCCAGCATGAAGGGCGTGGCGGTGGATCTGCCAGCGCCGTTCGGCATGACCGCCGATGTCGGGCGTGACACGGTGTTCCGCATGACCCTGCAAGGGCAGGAGCGGCGTTACTGGGTCAATTACGATCAACTGGCCAACTTCACGTTCGCCGCGCCACCGAGCAATTTCGCCGATGGCCGTGGCGAGTTGTTCCTCGGCGCCGGCGAAGCGGTATTGCCGGGCAACAAAGGCTTGCGCATACGCGGCGTGTTGTCGGAGCTGGATGTCAAACCCTGGCAGGATCTGGTGGACAAGTACGCCGGTCAGGATCCGGGCGGCAGCGCCAAGCAACTGCTCAGCAGCGCGGACTTCAAGGTCGGCATACTGACGGCCTTCGGCACGACGCTGGATCAGGCAGCGGTGCAACTGGATCGCAAGCCCGGCGCCTGGGCCCTGGCCCTCGACAGTCAGCAGGCCAAAGGCACTGCAGCCATTCCAGACGCCAAGGCCGCGCCGATTGTGGTGAACCTGCAATACGTTCGCCTGCCGGCGCCGGACCCGACGGTGCAGGCAGACGAGAACGCACCTGACCCGCTGGCCTCGGTGGATCCGACCAAGATCCCGGCGCTGGATATCACCATCAATCAGCTGTTCCAGGGCCAGGACCTGGTCGGTGGCTGGTCGCTGAAAGTCCGGCCGACGGCCAAAGGTATCGCCCTGAACAATCTGGACATGGGCCTCAAAGGCATTCTGTTGCAGGGCAGCGGTGGCTGGGAGGGGACACCTGGTGCCACCAGCAGTTGGTACAAGGGCCGGATCGGCGGCAAGAATCTCGCCGATGTGCTCAAGGGCTGGGGCTTTGCGCCGAGCGTGACCAGCGAAGAATTCCATATGGATGTCGATGGCCGCTGGCCGGGCTCGCCGGCATGGCTGGCGACCAAGCGCTTCTCCGGCACGCTCGATGCGTCGATGAACAAGGGCCAGTTCGTCGAGGTCGAGGGCGGCGCCCAGGCGCTGCGGGTGTTCGGCCTGCTCAACTTCAACTCCATCGGCCGGCGTCTGCGCCTCGACTTTTCCGACCTGTTCGGCAAAGGCTTGAGCTATGACCGGGTCAAGGGTTTGCTGGTGGCGAACAACGGCGTCTATGTGACGCAGGAGCCGATCAAACTGACCGGGCCGTCGAGCAACATTGAACTGAACGGCACGCTGGATCTGGTCGGCGATCAGGTTGACGCCAAATTGCTGGTGACCCTGCCGGTGACCAACAACCTGCCGATCGCCGCGTTGATCGTCGGTGCACCGGCGGTCGGCGGCGCGCTGTTCCTGATCGACAAACTGATCGGTGACCGCGTGGCGCGGTTCGCCAGCGTCAAATACACCGTAAAAGGCCCGTGGAAAGAGCCGAAAATCACCTTCGACAAGCCTTTTTGA